GTTTAAAGGTTTATGCTTGGATGTTTACGATGAATTTTGGCTATACTTACGGCCAGATTGCTAGTAGAAAAGAGGCGATCGCTCGTAATGGTAAAGGTCAAAATAGCATAGAAGTTGTAGATAACCGTTCCCAAGTATTTGTAGACCCCTACAACCAGCAAGCGAAAGATGACTATTACCGCATGGTGCAAGAAATAATGCGTCGTCGTCCTGATGGTTTGTTATTGGACTATGTACGCTATCCCCGACAAGCAGGAAGTGATTCCATCGCTACTAAAGTGTCGGATTTATGGGTATTTACTCCCGCAACTCAAGAAGCTTTTCTGCGTCGGGCCAAAAATAATAAGGGCTTAGAATTAATCCGCCGCTTTTTAAGTAAAGGATTCGTCACCGCTGGAGATATAGGTGAAGTAGATAAACTCTATCCCCAAGAAGATGAACCGATGTGGGAAGGACGTAATCTTCCAGTCGCACAAAAATCACTGCTGACACCAAACCAGAAACAACCAATTTTACAATCAGAGTTATGGTTGTTAGCAGTTGCTCACGCGATGCAGGGTATATTAGATTTTGTCGCCTTAGCTAGTTATCCAGCCACACAAAATAATATTCCCGCTGGAGTAGTATTTTTCCCCGATGGTAATCAAACCGTAGGCAAAGGTTATGATTCCCGTTTGCAACCTTGGGATAGATTTCCTAATTCTCTAGAATGGCATCCTATGTCTTATGCTACTTGTGGTAATGCCAGTTGTATTATGGATCAAGTGCAACGGGTTTTGAGTATGGCACAACCAAGAACACAGGTAATTCCCGCTTTAGCTGGTAAGTGGGGAGAACCAATCACTGGCCGTCCACCTCTAGAAGTGCAGATGGCAGCTTTACGACGATTTTCACCCCAAATCAATGCAGTCAGTCATTTTGCTTATTCTTGGCAACATCCAGAACATGATGGCGATCGTAAATTTTGCCGGAATTAATACAGCAGAATTCAGGAGTAGAGACGTTCCGGCGGAACGTCTCTACAGGAGTCTTTTGACTTGTTTACCAATCTCCTAACTGCGTAGCCAAAAAATAACGGACATGATCAGTGAATTTTAGCCCAAAGTTGCTGTTTCCATGTCCTAAACCTGGAACTACATAACAATCACCATCAGGGAAACATCGAGCGCAAGCTTGAGCATTTTTAAAATTCACAATTGGGTCATCAGCACCTACTAAAAATCTCACCCGTCGCGGTAACTGAACTTGTTCAATATAGGTCATCGGGTCACACAATTGAGCATATTTATCAGAATATTTCAAATTGTTAGCCAACGTGAGCATCTGCACGACTGGTTTTATTTGTGGTTGCACTTTTGCCAAAATAATTTCTGCTAAAGTTCCCAAAGGTGAAGCTGCTAAATCTGGCAAAAACCCACGCCCCCAACTATTAGCAAAAGCTGAAATATCAGCATGGCCAATTGTACCTAATAACCTTTCCCCAATTCCATGAGCAGTAAAAGTGTATGCGCTAAATAAAACCCCCATACTCACACCAAACAAACCTAAACGATGACTAATACCGTATTTTTCACAGCAAAATTGATGAATTCTTGTAATATCTAACGCAGTTTGCTGAAATACTGTTAATAAAAGTTGCGTATCAAAGGAAATACCCCGATCAATTAAAGGCTTAATTTCATTTTCTACCACAGCTTTAAATGTTCTTACCAAACTTCTTTCTCCCGCAAATGGCGTATCAAATAAAGCCACAGCAATACCCATCTGTGTTAACGTGGGGATAATAAAATTATTCCACTGATAGGGCGCACACATCCCTTGTAAACCAATGACTAAAGGTGTATCTTGTAGAGGTCGATGACTGGGAAGAAACACCGCTACAGGAAAACCGCTCAGTCTTTCATCAATATCAGTTATTCCTGTGTAAGAAAATGGTTCATGACACCAATAGCGATGACCATTTACACCCTCATAATTAATCGGATCAGCATCGTAGATAGGCATCTTAGAGAAAGAGTAAATACTAAATAACTAAATTTTATACCCCTTTTTATTTTTCTTAGCACGTTTTTGTTGATACATCAATTCATCTGCCAAAGTAATTAAATGATCTAAAGAAACTGGTTGGTTATAATCATAACTCACTACCCCTATACTCATTGACATATCAAACGGCTTATTTCCAGATTTATTATACTCATCAATAGACGATTGTAGTCGCCCTATCATTACTTCTAAACTAGGGTCATTACCTTGCAGTAATACCACAAATTCATCACCCCCCAATCTCCCCAAAGTATCGGATTGACGAAAAGTTTGTTTGATTAAGTTAGCAGCTGCAACTATAGCCGCATCACCTATTTCATGTCCTAATTGATCATTGATTTGTTTGAGTCCATCCAAATCAATAAACATTAAATAAGTAGGAATTTGAGTCCGTTGGGCTGACTTGAATTGTTGTTCTGCAACTACAAAAAATCCTCGTCGATTGTATAAATCTGTCAACTCATCAGTTAGAGAAAGACGACGCACCTCAGCCTCAGCAGCTTTTCGTTCTTCAATTTCCTTTTCTAAAGCAACAGTACGATCTTTTACTCGCTGTTCTAATTCTGAATAAACTTCTACATTTTCCATTGCTACAGAAGTAACATCTGCCAATGC
The sequence above is drawn from the Anabaena sphaerica FACHB-251 genome and encodes:
- a CDS encoding alpha/beta hydrolase, giving the protein MPIYDADPINYEGVNGHRYWCHEPFSYTGITDIDERLSGFPVAVFLPSHRPLQDTPLVIGLQGMCAPYQWNNFIIPTLTQMGIAVALFDTPFAGERSLVRTFKAVVENEIKPLIDRGISFDTQLLLTVFQQTALDITRIHQFCCEKYGISHRLGLFGVSMGVLFSAYTFTAHGIGERLLGTIGHADISAFANSWGRGFLPDLAASPLGTLAEIILAKVQPQIKPVVQMLTLANNLKYSDKYAQLCDPMTYIEQVQLPRRVRFLVGADDPIVNFKNAQACARCFPDGDCYVVPGLGHGNSNFGLKFTDHVRYFLATQLGDW
- a CDS encoding sensor domain-containing diguanylate cyclase, coding for MKNTEDISVPLSCRIRFKTESNATRQYLQAMERLLLVVQDLSLARSLDRIMEIVRVAARDLTASDGASFVLQDNGCCYYADEDAIAPLWKGQRFPMNICIGGWAMFNHQPAIIEDVSVDERVPHVAYKPTFIKSMVMVPIRTQQPIGAIGTYWAIHHQPTLEEVKVLQALADVTSVAMENVEVYSELEQRVKDRTVALEKEIEERKAAEAEVRRLSLTDELTDLYNRRGFFVVAEQQFKSAQRTQIPTYLMFIDLDGLKQINDQLGHEIGDAAIVAAANLIKQTFRQSDTLGRLGGDEFVVLLQGNDPSLEVMIGRLQSSIDEYNKSGNKPFDMSMSIGVVSYDYNQPVSLDHLITLADELMYQQKRAKKNKKGYKI
- a CDS encoding family 10 glycosylhydrolase; the encoded protein is MYKAPLNFPTARSLCRSLFAVLFSSSMLMPNFGTQPAAAQVMEFCQLSPKAVKDKEQLRLSAFKGNKDAQRRYQKLVKEHIQKLQDCRSRNWPKTQAIWLRLYPCDSQPGAIDQIMDQIVNSGYNQVYLEAFYDGQVLLPAANNPTVWPAVVRTPGKEKVDLLAEGIKKGQERGLKVYAWMFTMNFGYTYGQIASRKEAIARNGKGQNSIEVVDNRSQVFVDPYNQQAKDDYYRMVQEIMRRRPDGLLLDYVRYPRQAGSDSIATKVSDLWVFTPATQEAFLRRAKNNKGLELIRRFLSKGFVTAGDIGEVDKLYPQEDEPMWEGRNLPVAQKSLLTPNQKQPILQSELWLLAVAHAMQGILDFVALASYPATQNNIPAGVVFFPDGNQTVGKGYDSRLQPWDRFPNSLEWHPMSYATCGNASCIMDQVQRVLSMAQPRTQVIPALAGKWGEPITGRPPLEVQMAALRRFSPQINAVSHFAYSWQHPEHDGDRKFCRN